One Actinosynnema pretiosum DNA segment encodes these proteins:
- a CDS encoding multifunctional oxoglutarate decarboxylase/oxoglutarate dehydrogenase thiamine pyrophosphate-binding subunit/dihydrolipoyllysine-residue succinyltransferase subunit — MYEQFLADPSSVDPAWHDFFADYKSTQRNGSTTTAAPTAATQADTGKAASTGAPAAAKQAASTAPAATTPAAPAPSSAPQPKAAAPAKPAAAPAAKPAPAQAAKAAPVQQAKGPEQKQLRGAAAAIAKNMELSLTVPTATSVRAVPAKLLADNRIVINNHLKRTRGGKVSFTHLIGYAVVRALQAFPNMNRHYAEINNKPHVVTPEHVNFGLAIDLPGKDGSRTLVVASVKGCENMTFTQFWQAYEDLIRKARGGSLTAEDFSGTTISLTNPGTIGTNHSVPRLTAGQGTIVGVGAMEYPAHFQGTSEQALTDMGVSKIITLTSTYDHRIIQGAESGEFLKRVHQLLLGEDGFYDDVFTSLRLPYEPIRWVADIPEGAVDKTARVIELIDAYRTRGHLMADTDPLNYRQRKHQDLDVLSHGLTLWDLDREFPVGGFAGKERMRLRDILGVLRNSYCRTVGVEYMHILDPEERLWIQERVEVPHEKPPATVQKYILSKLNAAEAFETFLQTKYVGQKRFSLEGGETVIPLLDAVLDKAAEHELDEVVIGMPHRGRLNVLANIVGKPISQIFREFEGNLDPGQAHGSGDVKYHLGAEGKYFRMFGDGETKVSLTANPSHLEAVDPVLEGIVRAKQDILDMGGESFPVLPVAMHGDAAFAGQGVVAETLNLALVRGYRTGGTVHVIVNNQVGFTTAPENSRSSKYSTDVAKMIGAPVFHVNGDDPEACYWVAKLAVDYRQAFNKDVVIDMVCYRRRGHNEGDDPSMTQPAMYDVIDTKRSVRKTYTEALIGRGDISVEEAEKALQDFSSQLEHVFNEVRELEKHPIKASPSVEEEQQVPAKLPTGVPREVLERIADAHVELPEGFTPHPRVKPVLERRAKMAREGGIDWAYAELLAFGSLVHEGRTVRLAGQDSRRGTFTQRHATLIDRKTGQEYTPIQNLADDQGKFMVYDSVLSEFAALGFEYGYSVANPDALVLWEAQFGDFVNGAQPIIDEFISSGEAKWGQVSDVVLLLPHGHEGQGPDHTSGRIERFLQLCAEGSMTIAVPSTPANYFHLLRRHALDGVNRPLVVFTPKSMLRLKAAVSPVEDFVEERFKSVIDDAAIEDSSAVTKVLLCSGKIYYELVAEREKRGAKDTAIVRVEQLYPVPKRKLNEALEAYPNATDVRWVQEEPANQGAWTFYGLHLPELLPERYRLTRVSRRRMAAPSAGSSKVHEVEQREIITKAFE; from the coding sequence ATGTACGAGCAGTTCCTCGCCGATCCGTCGTCGGTAGACCCCGCGTGGCACGACTTCTTCGCCGACTACAAGTCGACGCAGCGCAACGGGTCCACCACGACCGCCGCCCCCACGGCGGCCACCCAGGCTGACACCGGGAAGGCCGCGTCGACGGGCGCGCCCGCGGCGGCCAAGCAGGCCGCGAGCACCGCGCCCGCCGCCACGACGCCCGCCGCACCCGCTCCGTCGAGCGCCCCCCAGCCGAAGGCCGCGGCGCCCGCCAAGCCCGCTGCCGCCCCGGCTGCCAAGCCCGCTCCCGCGCAGGCCGCCAAGGCCGCGCCGGTGCAGCAGGCGAAGGGGCCCGAGCAGAAGCAGCTGCGCGGAGCCGCGGCGGCGATCGCCAAGAACATGGAGCTGTCGCTGACGGTTCCGACGGCGACCAGCGTGCGCGCCGTCCCGGCGAAGCTGCTGGCCGACAACCGGATCGTGATCAACAACCACCTCAAGCGCACGCGGGGCGGGAAGGTCTCCTTCACGCACCTGATCGGCTACGCGGTGGTCCGGGCGCTCCAGGCGTTCCCGAACATGAACCGGCACTACGCCGAGATCAACAACAAGCCGCACGTGGTCACGCCCGAGCACGTGAACTTCGGCCTGGCGATCGACCTGCCCGGCAAGGACGGCAGCCGGACGCTGGTCGTCGCCTCGGTCAAGGGCTGCGAGAACATGACGTTCACGCAGTTCTGGCAGGCCTACGAGGACCTGATCCGCAAGGCCCGCGGCGGCTCCCTGACCGCCGAGGACTTCTCCGGCACCACGATCTCGCTGACCAACCCCGGCACCATCGGCACGAACCACTCGGTTCCGCGCCTGACCGCGGGCCAGGGCACGATCGTCGGCGTCGGCGCGATGGAGTACCCCGCGCACTTCCAGGGCACCAGCGAGCAGGCCCTGACCGACATGGGCGTCAGCAAGATCATCACGCTGACCTCCACGTACGACCACCGCATCATCCAGGGCGCGGAGTCGGGCGAGTTCCTCAAGCGCGTCCACCAGCTCCTGCTGGGCGAGGACGGCTTCTACGACGACGTCTTCACGTCGCTGCGCCTGCCGTACGAGCCGATCCGCTGGGTCGCCGACATCCCCGAGGGCGCGGTCGACAAGACCGCCCGCGTCATCGAGCTGATCGACGCGTACCGCACCCGCGGCCACCTGATGGCCGACACGGACCCGCTGAACTACCGCCAGCGCAAGCACCAGGACCTCGACGTCCTGTCGCACGGCCTGACCCTGTGGGACCTGGACCGGGAGTTCCCGGTCGGCGGGTTCGCGGGCAAGGAGCGGATGCGCCTGCGCGACATCCTGGGCGTGCTGCGCAACTCCTACTGCCGCACCGTCGGCGTGGAGTACATGCACATCCTCGACCCGGAGGAGCGCCTCTGGATCCAGGAGCGCGTCGAGGTCCCGCACGAGAAGCCCCCGGCCACCGTGCAGAAGTACATCCTGTCGAAGCTCAACGCCGCCGAGGCGTTCGAGACCTTCCTGCAGACCAAGTACGTCGGCCAGAAGCGCTTCTCGCTGGAGGGCGGCGAGACCGTCATCCCGCTGCTCGACGCGGTGCTGGACAAGGCCGCCGAGCACGAGCTGGACGAGGTCGTCATCGGGATGCCGCACCGCGGTCGCCTGAACGTCCTGGCCAACATCGTGGGCAAGCCGATCTCGCAGATCTTCCGCGAGTTCGAGGGCAACCTCGACCCCGGCCAGGCGCACGGCTCCGGCGACGTCAAGTACCACCTGGGCGCCGAGGGCAAGTACTTCCGGATGTTCGGCGACGGTGAGACGAAGGTGTCGCTGACCGCGAACCCGTCGCACCTGGAGGCCGTGGACCCGGTGCTGGAGGGCATCGTCCGCGCCAAGCAGGACATCCTCGACATGGGCGGCGAGAGCTTCCCGGTGCTGCCCGTCGCCATGCACGGCGACGCCGCGTTCGCCGGTCAGGGCGTGGTCGCCGAGACGCTGAACCTGGCGCTCGTGCGCGGCTACCGCACCGGCGGCACGGTCCACGTGATCGTCAACAACCAGGTCGGCTTCACCACCGCGCCGGAGAACTCGCGCTCGTCGAAGTACTCGACGGACGTCGCGAAGATGATCGGCGCGCCGGTGTTCCACGTGAACGGCGACGACCCCGAGGCCTGCTACTGGGTGGCGAAGCTGGCGGTCGACTACCGCCAGGCGTTCAACAAGGACGTCGTCATCGACATGGTGTGCTACCGCCGTCGCGGGCACAACGAGGGCGACGACCCGTCGATGACGCAGCCCGCGATGTACGACGTGATCGACACCAAGCGCTCGGTGCGCAAGACCTACACCGAGGCGCTGATCGGTCGCGGCGACATCTCCGTGGAGGAGGCCGAGAAAGCCCTCCAGGACTTCTCCTCGCAGCTGGAGCACGTCTTCAACGAGGTGCGCGAGCTGGAGAAGCACCCGATCAAGGCGTCCCCCTCCGTGGAGGAGGAGCAGCAGGTCCCGGCGAAGCTGCCGACCGGGGTGCCGCGCGAGGTGCTGGAGCGCATCGCGGACGCCCACGTGGAGCTGCCCGAGGGCTTCACCCCGCACCCGCGCGTCAAGCCGGTGCTGGAGCGGCGCGCCAAGATGGCCCGCGAGGGCGGCATCGACTGGGCGTACGCGGAGCTGCTGGCGTTCGGCTCGCTGGTGCACGAGGGCCGCACGGTCCGCCTCGCCGGGCAGGACTCGCGGCGCGGCACGTTCACCCAGCGGCACGCCACCCTGATCGACCGCAAGACCGGTCAGGAGTACACCCCGATCCAGAACCTGGCCGACGACCAGGGCAAGTTCATGGTGTACGACTCGGTGCTGTCGGAGTTCGCCGCGCTCGGCTTCGAGTACGGCTACTCGGTGGCGAACCCGGACGCGCTGGTGCTGTGGGAGGCGCAGTTCGGCGACTTCGTCAACGGCGCGCAGCCGATCATCGACGAGTTCATCTCGTCCGGTGAGGCGAAGTGGGGCCAGGTCTCGGACGTCGTGCTGCTGCTGCCGCACGGCCACGAGGGCCAGGGCCCCGACCACACGTCGGGGCGCATCGAGCGGTTCCTCCAGCTGTGCGCGGAGGGCTCGATGACCATCGCGGTGCCGTCGACGCCGGCGAACTACTTCCACCTGCTGCGCAGGCACGCCCTCGACGGCGTGAACCGGCCGCTGGTGGTGTTCACCCCCAAGTCGATGCTGCGCCTGAAGGCCGCCGTCAGCCCGGTGGAGGACTTCGTCGAGGAGCGCTTCAAGTCGGTCATCGACGACGCGGCGATCGAGGACAGCTCGGCCGTCACGAAGGTCCTGCTGTGCAGCGGCAAGATCTACTACGAGCTGGTGGCCGAGCGCGAGAAGCGGGGCGCGAAGGACACCGCGATCGTGCGCGTCGAGCAGCTGTACCCGGTGCCGAAGCGGAAGCTGAACGAGGCGCTGGAGGCCTACCCGAACGCGACCGACGTGCGCTGGGTGCAGGAGGAGCCCGCGAACCAGGGCGCGTGGACGTTCTACGGCCTGCACCTGCCGGAGCTGCTGCCGGAGCGCTACCGCCTGACCCGCGTGTCCCGCCGCCGCATGGCCGCCCCGTCGGCCGGGTCGTCGAAGGTGCACGAGGTCGAGCAGCGCGAGATCATCACGAAGGCCTTCGAGTAG
- a CDS encoding ABC transporter ATP-binding protein: MFAALPQLRAVSLREAALSRPGGRKRPADLSGDRPSVEIVTNFPGWIRRLASACWQHRSLVVWSVLAAVVGVGLQAAGPLLLKVAVDDAVAGRTDRLALLASVLVGVELLTFGTAFVRRYLGGRLAVDVQHDLRQAVFSSVQRLDGQKQDVLRTGQVVSRSITDLQLVQSLLSMTPLAFGTVAFALASLVAMCWLSPPLTLIALVIVPAVGVVAARTRMTLFPATWSAQQRAADVAQQVEETVTGVRVVKGFGQEAREVAALERRARVLFAERMRAARLTARPSATLNALPYAGQVAVLAAGGWLALRGEVSLGTFLAFASYVAALIGPTRLLASLMVTAQLARAGVERVYELVDSQPAVVDAPDAVDVPDGPVGVRLDGVVFGYARSEPVLSGVSLEVAPGETLALVGTAGSGKSTVSLLLPRFYDVHEGSVSVGGVDVRGLRLGSLRRTVGVVFEEAFLFSDTVRANIAYGRPDATDAEVEAAARAAEAHGFISALPGGYGAVVGERGLTLSGGQRQRVALARALLSDPRVLVLDDATSAVDTATEAAIHRTLASVTATRTTLLVAHRRSSLALADRIAVLDAGRVVDVGAHAELWGRCELYRELLAGPGEAIERVAGAGAAGGGVAEVGMAGAGVAGVAGAGIAGAGVAGAGVAGAGVAGAGVAEAGMTGAGVAESGLAAGPEGGNGAGAVDRASGAAARNGGVSAPWPGADPAGRRADPRRENVASQSAEGSTEQTGERSGADAATSGTRSAPPSGAGSTSSSGAGASPSSGAGSASSSAPTGVTPALWPEVVDDELVLRAENRSVAAPSGGRRGPGTSALAGGAPPTPELVERVRSLPPATEEPRLPGEDPSAPDPGFRLLRLLRPVRWSMVAVGALLLVDTSLAIALPNLVRIGVDRGVGGGEQGALWVVSLVGLLLVAVGWCSTRIGTVLTARVGERLLYLLRVRSYAHLQRLGLDYYEREMAGRIMTRMTTDVDALSSFLQTGLTTFVISVLTVAGIAVALVVTDPGLALVALSVLPVLAVATVLFQRVSSRAYAEARERVSAVNADLQENVSGLRVAQAYTREERSAEAFAARSDAYRRARIRAQRYIATYFPFLALLSGVAQAAVLVVGAYRVADGSLSPGVLLAFVLYLGLFFSPLFQLSGVFDGYQQARVGLTRIGDLLRTPTTVPPAADPAPVERLRGEVELRDVVFRYAGAEEPALDGVSLRVRAGETVALVGETGAGKSTLVKLVARFYDVTGGRVLVDGRDVREYDLGAFRRRLGVVPQEAHLFGGDVAENVAYGRPGATPAEVEEAVRAVGALPVVAALPNGFRQQVGERGQGLSAGQRQLVALARAELVRPDVLLLDEATAALDPATESAVLAASDHLSGSRTTFVVAHRLATAARADRIVVLSGGRVAEEGTHEELLALGGQYARLWAHGAPEHGGAEGGEGSEAGGAEAAGAGAAGAGAADGSAADGGAIAEGAATTGTNGVATTAKAGDAPRG; encoded by the coding sequence ATGTTCGCGGCGTTGCCGCAGCTCAGGGCCGTCTCCCTCCGGGAGGCGGCCCTGAGTCGTCCCGGAGGCCGGAAGCGGCCCGCTGATCTGTCGGGGGACCGACCTAGTGTGGAGATCGTGACGAACTTCCCCGGTTGGATCCGCAGACTCGCCTCGGCGTGCTGGCAGCACCGCTCCCTCGTGGTGTGGTCGGTGCTCGCCGCCGTCGTCGGCGTGGGCCTGCAGGCGGCCGGGCCGCTGCTGCTGAAGGTCGCGGTGGACGACGCGGTGGCTGGGCGGACCGACCGGCTCGCGCTGCTGGCCTCGGTGCTGGTGGGGGTGGAGCTGCTGACGTTCGGCACCGCGTTCGTCCGGCGGTACCTGGGCGGGCGGCTGGCCGTGGACGTGCAGCACGACCTGCGGCAGGCGGTGTTCTCGTCGGTGCAGCGGCTGGACGGGCAGAAGCAGGACGTGCTGCGGACCGGGCAGGTGGTGTCGCGGTCGATCACCGACCTGCAACTGGTGCAGAGCCTGCTGTCGATGACGCCGCTGGCGTTCGGCACGGTCGCGTTCGCGCTGGCCTCGCTGGTCGCGATGTGCTGGCTCTCGCCGCCGCTGACGCTGATCGCGCTGGTGATCGTGCCCGCCGTGGGGGTGGTGGCCGCGCGGACCAGGATGACGCTGTTCCCGGCGACCTGGTCGGCGCAGCAGCGGGCGGCGGACGTGGCGCAGCAGGTCGAGGAGACCGTGACCGGGGTGCGCGTGGTCAAGGGCTTCGGGCAGGAGGCGCGGGAGGTCGCGGCGCTGGAGCGGCGGGCGCGGGTGCTGTTCGCGGAGCGGATGCGGGCGGCGCGGCTGACGGCGCGGCCGTCGGCGACGCTGAACGCGCTGCCGTACGCGGGGCAGGTGGCGGTGCTCGCGGCGGGCGGGTGGCTGGCGCTGCGCGGCGAGGTGTCGCTGGGGACGTTCCTGGCGTTCGCGAGCTACGTCGCGGCGCTGATCGGGCCGACGCGGCTGCTGGCGAGCCTGATGGTGACGGCGCAGCTGGCGCGGGCTGGTGTGGAGCGGGTGTACGAGCTGGTCGACTCGCAGCCCGCCGTGGTGGACGCGCCGGACGCGGTGGACGTGCCCGACGGGCCGGTCGGGGTGCGGCTGGACGGGGTGGTGTTCGGGTACGCGCGCAGCGAGCCGGTGCTGTCCGGGGTGTCGCTGGAGGTCGCGCCGGGCGAGACGCTGGCGCTGGTCGGCACGGCCGGGTCGGGCAAGTCGACGGTGTCGCTGCTGCTGCCCCGGTTCTACGACGTGCACGAGGGCTCGGTGTCGGTCGGCGGGGTCGACGTGCGCGGGCTGCGGCTGGGGTCGCTGCGGCGGACCGTGGGGGTGGTGTTCGAGGAGGCGTTCCTGTTCTCGGACACGGTGCGGGCGAACATCGCGTACGGGCGGCCGGACGCCACCGACGCGGAGGTCGAGGCGGCGGCGCGGGCGGCGGAGGCGCACGGGTTCATCTCGGCGCTGCCCGGCGGGTACGGGGCGGTGGTCGGGGAGCGCGGGCTGACGCTGTCGGGCGGGCAGCGGCAGCGGGTGGCGCTGGCGCGGGCGCTGCTGTCGGACCCGAGGGTGCTGGTGCTGGACGACGCGACGTCGGCGGTGGACACGGCGACCGAGGCGGCGATCCACCGGACGCTGGCGTCGGTGACGGCGACGCGGACGACGCTGCTGGTGGCGCACCGGAGGTCGTCGCTGGCGCTGGCGGACCGGATCGCGGTGCTGGACGCGGGGCGCGTGGTGGACGTGGGGGCGCACGCGGAGCTGTGGGGGCGCTGCGAGCTGTACCGGGAGCTGCTGGCCGGGCCGGGTGAGGCGATCGAGCGGGTTGCCGGGGCTGGGGCGGCCGGGGGCGGGGTTGCCGAGGTCGGGATGGCCGGGGCAGGAGTGGCCGGGGTTGCCGGAGCCGGGATTGCCGGAGCCGGGGTTGCCGGAGCCGGGGTTGCCGGGGCTGGGGTCGCCGGGGCCGGGGTCGCCGAGGCCGGAATGACCGGAGCCGGGGTGGCGGAGTCCGGGCTGGCGGCGGGCCCGGAGGGCGGGAACGGCGCGGGTGCGGTCGACCGGGCCTCGGGCGCGGCGGCGCGGAACGGCGGGGTGAGCGCGCCCTGGCCGGGCGCGGACCCGGCCGGGCGGCGCGCGGACCCGCGTCGCGAGAACGTCGCGAGCCAGTCGGCCGAGGGCTCGACCGAGCAGACCGGCGAGCGGTCCGGCGCGGACGCCGCGACCTCCGGCACCAGGTCCGCCCCGCCGTCCGGCGCGGGGTCCACCTCGTCGTCCGGCGCGGGGGCGTCACCGTCGTCCGGCGCGGGATCCGCCTCGTCGTCCGCCCCTACGGGCGTGACGCCCGCGCTGTGGCCCGAGGTCGTCGACGACGAGCTGGTGCTGCGCGCGGAGAACCGGTCCGTCGCCGCGCCGTCCGGCGGCAGGCGCGGGCCGGGGACCTCGGCGCTGGCCGGTGGCGCGCCGCCGACCCCGGAGCTGGTGGAGCGGGTGCGGTCGCTGCCGCCCGCCACCGAGGAGCCCCGGCTGCCCGGCGAGGACCCGAGCGCGCCCGATCCGGGGTTCCGGCTGCTCAGGCTGCTGCGCCCGGTGCGCTGGTCGATGGTCGCCGTGGGCGCGCTGCTGCTGGTGGACACCTCGCTCGCGATCGCGCTGCCGAACCTGGTGCGGATCGGCGTCGACCGGGGCGTCGGCGGCGGCGAGCAGGGTGCGCTGTGGGTGGTGTCGCTGGTCGGGCTGCTGCTGGTCGCGGTCGGCTGGTGCTCCACCCGGATCGGCACGGTGCTGACCGCGCGGGTCGGCGAGCGGCTGCTGTACCTGCTCCGGGTGCGCAGCTACGCGCACCTGCAGCGGCTCGGGCTGGACTACTACGAGCGCGAGATGGCCGGGCGGATCATGACCCGGATGACCACGGACGTGGACGCGCTGTCGAGCTTCCTGCAGACCGGGCTGACCACGTTCGTGATCAGCGTGCTGACCGTGGCGGGCATCGCGGTGGCGCTGGTGGTGACCGATCCGGGGCTGGCGCTGGTGGCGCTGTCCGTGCTGCCGGTGCTGGCGGTGGCGACGGTGCTGTTCCAACGGGTGTCGTCGCGGGCGTACGCGGAGGCGCGGGAGCGGGTCAGCGCGGTGAACGCGGACCTGCAGGAGAACGTGTCGGGGCTGCGGGTCGCGCAGGCGTACACGCGGGAGGAGCGGTCGGCGGAGGCGTTCGCCGCGCGCAGCGACGCGTACCGGCGGGCCAGGATCAGGGCGCAGCGGTACATCGCGACGTACTTCCCGTTCCTGGCGCTGCTGTCCGGGGTGGCGCAGGCGGCGGTGCTGGTGGTGGGCGCGTACCGGGTGGCGGACGGGAGCCTGTCGCCGGGCGTGCTGCTGGCGTTCGTGCTGTACCTGGGGCTGTTCTTCTCGCCGCTGTTCCAGCTGTCCGGGGTGTTCGACGGCTACCAGCAGGCGCGGGTGGGCCTGACCCGGATCGGCGACCTGCTGCGCACCCCGACGACCGTGCCGCCCGCCGCCGACCCGGCTCCGGTGGAGCGGTTGCGCGGCGAGGTGGAGCTGCGGGACGTGGTGTTCCGGTACGCGGGGGCGGAGGAGCCCGCGCTGGACGGGGTGTCGCTGCGGGTGCGGGCGGGCGAGACGGTGGCGCTGGTCGGGGAGACCGGGGCGGGCAAGTCGACGCTGGTGAAGCTGGTGGCGCGGTTCTACGACGTGACCGGCGGCCGGGTGCTGGTGGACGGCAGGGACGTGCGCGAGTACGACCTGGGCGCGTTCCGGCGGCGGCTGGGCGTGGTGCCGCAGGAGGCGCACCTGTTCGGCGGGGACGTGGCGGAGAACGTCGCGTACGGCAGGCCGGGCGCGACGCCCGCCGAGGTCGAGGAGGCGGTGCGGGCGGTGGGCGCGCTGCCGGTGGTCGCGGCCCTGCCGAACGGGTTCAGGCAGCAGGTGGGCGAGCGCGGGCAGGGGCTGTCGGCCGGGCAGCGGCAGCTGGTGGCGCTGGCGCGGGCGGAGCTGGTGCGCCCGGACGTGCTGCTGCTGGACGAGGCGACGGCCGCGCTGGACCCGGCGACCGAGTCGGCGGTGCTGGCGGCGAGCGACCACCTGTCGGGCAGCCGGACCACGTTCGTGGTCGCCCACCGCCTGGCGACGGCCGCGCGGGCGGACCGCATCGTGGTCCTGTCGGGCGGCCGGGTGGCCGAGGAGGGGACGCACGAGGAGCTGCTGGCGCTGGGCGGGCAGTACGCGCGCCTGTGGGCGCACGGGGCGCCGGAGCACGGGGGAGCGGAAGGCGGGGAAGGCTCGGAGGCGGGCGGCGCGGAGGCGGCAGGCGCAGGGGCGGCAGGCGCAGGGGCGGCGGACGGGAGTGCCGCAGACGGGGGCGCGATCGCGGAGGGCGCGGCCACGACGGGCACGAACGGCGTGGCCACGACCGCCAAGGCGGGTGACGCCCCTCGAGGCTGA
- a CDS encoding aldo/keto reductase, with protein MDYTHLGRSGLSVSRICLGTMNFGPVASETDSHAIMDRALEHGINLFDTADVYGWKTGEGVTEQIIGRWFAQGGGRRDKTVIATKAHNSMGDWPNETHLSALHIRKACDASLRRLNTDYIDLYQMHHVDRSTPWEEIWEAFSVLRQQGKVVYFGSSNFAGWHIAQAQEAARSRGFLGLVSEQSVYNLANRFAELEVLPAARHYGLGVIPWSPLAGGVLGGVLRKRREGTANRGVDDYAKGDLAKLERSLEAYEALCEELGEHPAHVGLAWLLHQEGVTAPLVGPRTVEQLDGSLRAVEIQLDAEVLAKLDELFPAPGPNGSKPAPEAYAW; from the coding sequence ATGGACTACACCCACCTGGGGCGCTCCGGCCTCTCCGTGTCCCGGATCTGCCTGGGCACCATGAACTTCGGCCCGGTCGCGTCCGAGACCGACAGCCACGCCATCATGGACCGCGCCCTGGAGCACGGGATCAACCTCTTCGACACGGCCGACGTCTACGGCTGGAAGACCGGCGAGGGCGTCACCGAGCAGATCATCGGCCGGTGGTTCGCGCAGGGCGGCGGCAGGCGGGACAAGACCGTCATCGCCACCAAGGCGCACAACAGCATGGGCGACTGGCCGAACGAGACCCACCTGTCCGCGCTGCACATCCGCAAGGCGTGCGACGCGTCGCTGCGGCGGTTGAACACGGACTACATCGACCTGTACCAGATGCACCACGTCGACCGGTCCACGCCGTGGGAGGAGATCTGGGAGGCGTTCAGCGTCCTGCGGCAGCAGGGCAAGGTCGTGTACTTCGGGTCGTCCAACTTCGCCGGGTGGCACATCGCGCAGGCCCAGGAGGCGGCGCGCTCGCGCGGGTTCCTCGGCCTGGTCAGCGAGCAGTCGGTGTACAACCTGGCGAACCGGTTCGCGGAGCTGGAGGTGCTGCCCGCGGCGCGGCACTACGGCCTGGGCGTGATCCCGTGGTCGCCGCTGGCGGGCGGGGTGCTCGGCGGGGTGCTGCGCAAGCGCCGCGAGGGCACGGCCAACCGGGGCGTCGACGACTACGCGAAGGGCGACCTGGCGAAGCTGGAGCGGTCCCTGGAGGCGTACGAGGCGCTGTGCGAGGAGCTGGGCGAGCACCCGGCGCACGTGGGCCTGGCGTGGCTGCTGCACCAGGAGGGCGTGACGGCGCCCCTGGTCGGGCCGCGCACGGTCGAGCAGCTGGACGGGTCGCTGCGGGCGGTGGAGATCCAGCTGGACGCCGAGGTCCTGGCGAAGCTGGACGAGCTGTTCCCCGCGCCTGGCCCGAACGGCAGCAAGCCGGCGCCGGAGGCGTACGCCTGGTGA
- a CDS encoding DUF4232 domain-containing protein: protein MRRTTRTTAMVSLLAACAAVTACGSSTPGSASPGSGSGDGSAVVSTEPAPSSQAPTGQAGDGQAAAAECASLTPSTGKPQGDAQKKLPVVITNTGDTACTLSGFPGAQLVGADGHTWDLTRSSDTTPEVTLQPGEAATSYLSFLPASADPWDVKTLRVTPPNTTATVDLPWAFGPVALQDGATRPGSYIGPVNG from the coding sequence ATGCGCCGCACCACCCGCACCACCGCCATGGTCAGCCTGCTCGCGGCCTGCGCCGCCGTCACGGCCTGCGGGTCGTCCACGCCCGGCAGCGCCTCACCCGGCAGCGGGTCGGGCGACGGTTCGGCGGTGGTCTCCACCGAGCCCGCGCCGTCGAGCCAGGCGCCGACCGGGCAGGCGGGGGACGGGCAGGCCGCCGCGGCGGAGTGCGCCAGCCTCACCCCGTCCACCGGGAAGCCGCAGGGCGACGCGCAGAAGAAGCTCCCGGTGGTCATCACCAACACCGGCGACACCGCCTGCACCCTGTCGGGCTTCCCCGGCGCGCAGCTCGTCGGCGCGGACGGCCACACCTGGGACCTCACCCGCTCCAGCGACACCACGCCCGAGGTCACCCTCCAGCCCGGCGAGGCGGCCACCAGCTACCTGTCGTTCCTGCCCGCCTCCGCCGACCCGTGGGACGTCAAGACCCTCCGGGTGACCCCGCCGAACACGACGGCCACCGTCGACCTGCCGTGGGCCTTCGGCCCCGTCGCGCTCCAGGACGGCGCCACCCGGCCCGGCAGCTACATCGGGCCCGTCAACGGCTGA
- a CDS encoding DUF6104 family protein, whose translation MYFTDRGIEELESRRGEEEVSLAWLADKLRGFVDANPEFETAVERLATYLARDDEDDPED comes from the coding sequence GTGTACTTCACCGACCGGGGCATCGAGGAGCTGGAGTCCAGGCGGGGCGAGGAAGAGGTCTCCCTCGCCTGGCTGGCGGACAAGCTGCGCGGGTTCGTGGACGCGAACCCGGAGTTCGAGACGGCGGTCGAGCGGCTGGCCACGTACCTGGCGCGCGACGACGAGGACGACCCGGAGGACTAG
- a CDS encoding XRE family transcriptional regulator, giving the protein MPELVPTRLTQARHLAGLTRRGLADLVGVTPTAVGQYEQGAHRPRPALLAALAAALDVPTPFLTADRPHPRLDPASAHFRSLRATRSYQRAKAVAHAEQTWELASALERRAPLPAVDLPRLPGDPVAAARALRAAWRLGAGPVRDLVRRMEERGVLVQCPPRDPDLETVDAFSTAAPHRPVVVLTPNRADDVHRHRFSAAHELGHLVLHGDRAPGGAAGERAADVFAAEFLAPADAIRPELPRRADLRRLAELRRAWGVSATCLLRRCHELGLLSDSAAGRAHLRLRASPEFEPSPLAGHPGEQPAALRGAFEAAHGPARDAAVTALAAELSWRPARVRELLALP; this is encoded by the coding sequence GTGCCTGAGCTGGTCCCGACCCGCCTCACCCAGGCCCGCCACCTCGCGGGCCTGACCAGGCGCGGGCTCGCCGACCTGGTCGGGGTCACGCCCACGGCGGTGGGCCAGTACGAGCAGGGCGCCCACCGCCCGCGCCCCGCGCTGCTCGCCGCGCTGGCCGCCGCGCTCGACGTGCCGACCCCGTTCCTGACCGCCGACCGCCCGCACCCCCGCCTGGACCCGGCGTCCGCGCACTTCCGCAGCCTCCGCGCCACCCGCTCCTACCAGCGCGCGAAGGCCGTGGCGCACGCCGAGCAGACCTGGGAGCTGGCGTCCGCGCTGGAGCGCCGCGCCCCGCTGCCCGCCGTCGACCTGCCCCGCCTGCCGGGGGACCCGGTCGCCGCGGCCAGGGCGCTGCGCGCGGCGTGGCGGCTGGGCGCGGGCCCGGTCCGGGACCTGGTGCGGCGCATGGAGGAGCGCGGCGTGCTGGTGCAGTGCCCGCCCCGCGACCCGGACCTGGAGACCGTGGACGCGTTCTCCACCGCCGCGCCGCACCGCCCGGTCGTGGTGCTCACCCCGAACCGCGCCGACGACGTCCACCGCCACCGCTTCAGCGCCGCCCACGAGCTGGGCCACCTGGTGCTGCACGGCGACCGCGCCCCCGGCGGCGCGGCGGGCGAGCGGGCGGCCGACGTGTTCGCCGCCGAGTTCCTCGCGCCCGCCGACGCCATCCGCCCCGAGCTGCCGCGCCGGGCCGACCTGCGGCGGCTGGCCGAGCTGCGGCGCGCGTGGGGCGTGTCGGCGACGTGCCTGCTGCGCCGCTGCCACGAGCTGGGCCTGCTGTCCGACTCGGCGGCGGGCCGGGCCCACCTGCGGCTGCGCGCGTCCCCGGAGTTCGAGCCGAGCCCGCTGGCCGGGCACCCCGGCGAGCAACCGGCCGCGCTGCGCGGGGCGTTCGAGGCGGCCCACGGCCCCGCGCGGGACGCCGCCGTCACCGCCCTGGCGGCCGAGCTGTCCTGGCGACCGGCGCGCGTGCGGGAGCTGCTGGCCCTGCCCTGA